Proteins encoded by one window of Serratia nevei:
- the smdB gene encoding multidrug efflux ABC transporter permease/ATP-binding subunit SmdB: MNKVQKLWPTLKRLLAYGSPYRKPLGLAVLMLWIAAAAEVAGPILVSYFIDNYVAKGQLPLTIVGGLAAAYILLELLAAALHYFQALLFNQAAVGVVQRLRTDVMDAALRQPLSAFDTQPVGQLISRVTNDTEVIKDLYVMVVSTVLKSAALIGAMLVAMFSLDWRMALVAVCIFPAVFVVMGIYQYYSTPIVRRVRSYLADINDGFNEVINGMGVIQQFRQQVRFGERMSAASQSHYLARMQTLRLDGFLLRPLLSLFSALVLCGLLMLFGFSGEGVIGVGVLYAFINYLGRLNEPLIELTSQQSILQQAVVAGERIFELMDRSQQSYGADDRPLAGGRIDITDLSFAYRADKKVLQHISLAVPSRGFVALVGHTGSGKSTLANLLMGYYPVSEGEVRLDGRPISSLSHRTLRQGVAMVQQDPVVIADSVLANVTLGRNIEEDAVWQALETVQLASLVRGFPQGIHTRLGEQGNNLSVGQKQLLAMARVLVQAPQILILDEATANIDSGTEQAIQRALRAIREHTTLVVIAHRLSTIVDADSILVLHRGQAVEQGNHQQLLAQQGRYYQMYQLQLAGEQLAEAVREESQPA, translated from the coding sequence ATGAATAAAGTGCAAAAGCTGTGGCCGACGCTGAAGCGGCTGCTGGCCTATGGCTCGCCGTACCGCAAACCGCTGGGGCTGGCGGTGCTGATGCTGTGGATCGCGGCGGCGGCGGAAGTCGCCGGGCCGATCCTGGTGAGCTATTTTATCGATAATTACGTCGCCAAAGGGCAACTGCCGCTGACGATCGTCGGTGGGCTGGCGGCGGCTTACATTCTGCTGGAGCTGCTGGCGGCGGCGCTGCACTACTTCCAGGCGCTGCTGTTCAACCAGGCGGCGGTGGGGGTGGTCCAGCGGCTGCGCACCGACGTGATGGACGCCGCGCTGCGCCAGCCGCTCAGCGCCTTCGACACGCAGCCGGTCGGGCAATTGATCTCGCGCGTCACCAACGACACTGAGGTGATCAAGGATCTGTACGTGATGGTGGTCTCCACGGTGCTGAAAAGCGCCGCGCTGATCGGCGCCATGCTGGTGGCGATGTTCAGCCTCGACTGGCGCATGGCGCTGGTGGCGGTCTGCATCTTCCCGGCGGTGTTTGTGGTGATGGGCATCTATCAATACTACAGCACGCCGATCGTGCGCCGGGTGCGCAGCTATCTGGCGGACATCAACGACGGTTTCAACGAAGTGATCAACGGCATGGGCGTGATTCAGCAGTTCCGCCAGCAGGTGCGCTTCGGTGAACGCATGAGCGCCGCCAGTCAGTCGCACTATCTGGCGCGCATGCAGACCCTGCGGCTCGACGGTTTCCTGCTGCGACCGCTGCTCAGCCTGTTTTCGGCGCTGGTGCTGTGCGGGCTGCTGATGCTGTTCGGCTTCAGCGGCGAGGGGGTGATTGGCGTCGGCGTGCTCTATGCCTTCATCAACTACCTGGGGCGCCTGAACGAACCGCTGATCGAGCTCACGTCGCAGCAGTCGATCCTGCAGCAGGCGGTGGTGGCCGGTGAACGCATTTTCGAGCTGATGGATCGCAGCCAGCAGAGTTACGGCGCCGACGATCGTCCGCTGGCCGGTGGCCGCATCGACATCACCGATCTGAGCTTCGCTTACCGCGCGGACAAAAAGGTGCTGCAGCACATTTCGCTGGCGGTGCCTTCGCGCGGTTTCGTGGCGCTGGTTGGGCATACCGGCAGCGGCAAGAGCACCTTGGCCAACCTGCTGATGGGCTATTACCCGGTCAGCGAGGGGGAAGTGCGTCTCGATGGCCGCCCGATCTCCAGCCTGTCGCACCGCACGCTGCGCCAGGGCGTGGCGATGGTGCAGCAGGATCCGGTGGTGATCGCCGATTCGGTGCTGGCCAACGTTACGTTGGGGCGCAACATCGAGGAAGACGCCGTGTGGCAGGCGCTGGAAACGGTGCAGCTGGCGAGTCTGGTGCGCGGCTTCCCGCAGGGTATTCACACCCGGCTGGGAGAGCAGGGCAATAACCTGTCCGTCGGGCAGAAACAGCTGCTGGCGATGGCGCGGGTCTTGGTGCAGGCGCCGCAGATCCTGATCCTCGACGAGGCGACCGCCAATATCGACTCGGGCACCGAACAGGCGATCCAGCGCGCGCTGCGTGCGATCCGCGAGCACACCACGCTGGTGGTGATCGCCCACCGGCTGTCGACCATCGTCGATGCCGATTCCATCCTGGTGCTGCATCGCGGCCAGGCGGTAGAGCAGGGCAACCATCAGCAGCTGCTGGCGCAGCAGGGGCGCTACTACCAGATGTACCAGCTGCAGCTGGCGGGCGAGCAGCTGGCGGAAGCGGTGCGCGAAGAGAGCCAACCCGCCTGA
- the amtB gene encoding ammonium transporter AmtB: MKRLLSMLGLSSVTLVPSLALAAPAVADKADNAFMMICTALVLFMTLPGIALFYGGLLRGKNVLSMLTQVTVTFALVCVLWVLYGYSLAFSEGNAVFGGFETAMLKGIGIDSVTGSISQMIHVAFQASFACITVALVVGGFAERIRFSAVLIFAIVWFTLSYLPIAHMVWGGGYLATDGALDFAGGTVVHINAASAGLVGAYLIGKRAGFGKEAFKPHNLPMVFTGASILYIGWFGFNAGSASAANGIAALAFLNTVVATAGAILSWTFAEWVLRGKPSLLGACSGMIAGLVAVTPAAGTVGVGGALIIGLVGGVAGLWGVVTLKKWLKVDDTCDVFGVHGVCGIVGCLLTGVFTASSLGGTGYAEGVTMGHQVWIQLVSVLITLVWSSIAAFIAFKIAGAMVGLRVPEEQEREGLDVNSHGESAYNQ; the protein is encoded by the coding sequence ATGAAAAGACTGTTATCCATGTTGGGCCTGAGTTCGGTAACCCTGGTTCCTTCTTTGGCCCTGGCCGCCCCGGCGGTCGCTGATAAGGCAGACAACGCCTTTATGATGATCTGCACTGCGTTGGTGCTGTTCATGACGCTGCCGGGCATCGCGCTGTTTTACGGCGGCCTGCTGCGCGGCAAAAACGTGCTGTCGATGCTGACGCAGGTCACCGTCACCTTCGCGCTGGTCTGCGTGCTGTGGGTGCTGTATGGCTACAGCCTGGCGTTCAGCGAGGGCAATGCGGTATTTGGCGGGTTCGAAACGGCGATGCTGAAAGGCATCGGCATCGATAGCGTCACCGGCAGCATCAGCCAGATGATCCACGTCGCCTTCCAGGCGTCCTTCGCCTGTATCACCGTCGCACTAGTGGTGGGCGGCTTCGCCGAACGCATTCGCTTCTCGGCGGTGCTGATCTTCGCGATTGTGTGGTTCACGCTGTCTTATCTGCCGATCGCGCACATGGTGTGGGGCGGCGGCTACCTGGCCACCGACGGCGCATTGGACTTCGCCGGCGGCACCGTAGTGCACATCAACGCCGCCAGCGCCGGGTTGGTCGGCGCCTACCTGATCGGCAAGCGCGCCGGCTTCGGTAAAGAGGCCTTCAAACCGCACAACCTGCCGATGGTGTTTACCGGGGCGTCCATCCTGTATATCGGCTGGTTCGGCTTTAACGCCGGCTCCGCCAGCGCGGCCAACGGCATTGCGGCCCTGGCATTCCTCAATACCGTGGTCGCCACCGCGGGCGCCATTCTCTCCTGGACCTTCGCCGAATGGGTGCTGCGCGGCAAGCCTTCGCTGCTGGGCGCCTGCTCCGGCATGATCGCCGGACTGGTTGCGGTGACGCCGGCGGCGGGCACCGTGGGCGTGGGCGGGGCGTTGATCATCGGCCTGGTGGGCGGCGTCGCCGGCCTGTGGGGTGTCGTGACGCTGAAAAAATGGCTGAAGGTGGACGACACCTGCGACGTGTTCGGCGTGCACGGGGTGTGCGGCATCGTCGGCTGCCTGCTGACCGGCGTGTTCACCGCCTCTTCACTGGGCGGCACCGGCTACGCCGAAGGGGTGACGATGGGCCATCAGGTCTGGATCCAGCTGGTGAGCGTGCTGATCACGCTGGTGTGGTCGAGCATCGCCGCCTTTATCGCCTTCAAGATCGCGGGCGCGATGGTGGGCC
- the glnK gene encoding P-II family nitrogen regulator, with protein sequence MKLVTVVIKPFKLEDVREALSSVGIQGLTVTEVKGFGRQKGHAELYRGAEYNVNFLPKVKIDIAIADDQLDEVVDVISKAAYTGKIGDGKIFVAELQRVIRIRTGETDESAL encoded by the coding sequence ATGAAGCTGGTGACCGTGGTAATCAAACCGTTCAAGCTGGAGGACGTGCGCGAGGCTCTGTCCTCCGTGGGCATTCAGGGGTTGACCGTAACCGAAGTGAAGGGCTTTGGCCGCCAGAAGGGGCACGCCGAGCTGTATCGCGGCGCCGAATATAACGTCAACTTCCTGCCCAAGGTCAAAATCGACATCGCCATCGCTGACGATCAGTTGGATGAAGTGGTTGATGTGATTAGCAAAGCCGCCTACACCGGCAAAATCGGCGACGGCAAAATTTTCGTTGCCGAGTTGCAACGCGTGATCCGCATTCGCACCGGCGAAACCGACGAATCGGCACTGTAA